From Heliomicrobium modesticaldum Ice1, a single genomic window includes:
- a CDS encoding HD-GYP domain-containing protein encodes MYSARTGKVSEQYAIGDVLAADVFTVDGRLLIPKGTVLTDGIYRQILKWEEIGILTGQKPKTVSTVEMQYESLKKVGQEQILFQQSIETVRDVFLDMREGHGFNEGAIRSTTSDIVSTIARDEKIGLRLSRLWDSDDYTFHHSVDVCLLSTMIGMSLGLSKTELESLAIGAILHDIGKIYIPDAILNKRGKLTDEEFALIRTHPEAGMKVFQESGIRLPEEQMACILQHQEWCNGKGYPNGLRYAHIHLFARIVAVADVYSALTTNRSYRVRLDHINAVSIISSHARDHLDKHIVFVFIDRLRDLMLNTRVRLSTGEEGYVVQFYEESPLQPTVLVTETADGRKLVSPYLVHLKEKTDIFIQQVLYGKI; translated from the coding sequence GTGTATTCGGCTCGAACGGGAAAAGTCTCAGAACAATATGCCATCGGGGATGTACTGGCCGCCGACGTTTTCACGGTAGACGGCAGGCTGTTGATCCCCAAGGGGACCGTGCTCACTGATGGCATCTACCGACAGATCCTCAAGTGGGAAGAGATCGGCATTCTGACCGGCCAGAAGCCTAAAACCGTCAGCACTGTGGAGATGCAGTACGAATCGCTGAAGAAAGTGGGACAGGAGCAGATCCTCTTTCAACAGTCCATCGAGACGGTGCGCGATGTCTTTCTCGACATGCGCGAGGGGCACGGGTTCAACGAAGGCGCCATCCGCAGCACCACCTCGGACATCGTTTCCACCATCGCCCGCGATGAGAAAATCGGGTTGCGTCTGTCGCGGCTGTGGGATTCGGACGACTACACGTTCCATCACTCCGTCGACGTGTGTTTGCTGAGCACGATGATCGGCATGAGCCTGGGCCTCTCAAAAACCGAGTTGGAGAGTCTGGCCATCGGTGCCATCCTCCATGACATCGGCAAGATCTATATCCCCGACGCGATCCTGAACAAGCGAGGCAAGTTGACCGACGAAGAGTTCGCCTTGATCCGGACCCATCCCGAAGCGGGGATGAAGGTCTTTCAGGAGAGCGGCATCCGCCTGCCGGAAGAGCAGATGGCCTGCATCCTCCAGCATCAGGAGTGGTGCAACGGCAAAGGCTACCCCAACGGCCTGCGCTATGCCCATATCCACCTCTTCGCCCGCATCGTCGCCGTCGCCGACGTGTACTCGGCCTTGACGACAAACCGGTCCTACCGGGTGCGGCTCGATCACATCAACGCCGTCAGCATCATCAGTTCTCACGCCCGGGATCATCTCGACAAGCACATCGTCTTTGTCTTTATCGATCGGTTGCGCGACTTGATGCTGAACACGCGGGTGCGCCTCTCCACCGGCGAGGAGGGCTATGTGGTCCAGTTCTACGAAGAATCGCCCCTCCAGCCGACGGTGCTGGTGACGGAGACGGCTGATGGGCGCAAGCTGGTCAGCCCCTACCTGGTTCACCTCAAGGAAAAAACTGACATATTTATTCAGCAAGTTTTGTACGGCAAGATCTAA
- a CDS encoding PrkA family serine protein kinase, whose protein sequence is MEFLDKLENYRQRERELAWEGTFRDYLHLVKERPFITQLAHSRIYNMIVSEGVEEINGIRRYKFFSHELFGMDKTLETLVEEYFHSAARRTEVRKRILLLMGPVSGGKSTIVMMLKRGLERFSRTELGALYAIKGCPMHEEPLHLIPKELREDFQREYNVYIEGSLCPHCRMRLETEWKGRIEDVPVERIFFSEENRVGVGTFSPSDPKSQDIADLTGSIDFSTISEYGSESDPRAYRFDGELNKANRGMMEFQEMLKADEKFLWNLLSLSQEGNFKAGRFALISADELICAHTNESEYKAFVSNKKNEALISRMIVVRVPYNLKVSDEVRIYEKLISQSDLRHIHIAPHALRAAAMFSVLSRLKESKKQGMDLVKKMRLYDGEDVEGFKQKDLVELQNEALDEGMSGADPRYVINRLSSALIRKDTVCINALDVLRAIKDGLDQHPSISKEERDRLLNYIAIARKEFDDIAKKEVQKAFVYAYEESARTMLNNYLDNVESYCNGTKLQDPITDEEMDPDEKLMRSIEEQIGISENAKKAFREEILIRLSTYARKGKSFDYTSHERLKEAIEKKLFADLKDVVKITTSSRTPNAEQLKRMNEVTARLIEDHGYCHVCANELLRYTGSLLNR, encoded by the coding sequence TTGGAATTTCTCGATAAATTGGAAAACTACCGGCAGCGCGAGAGAGAGTTAGCCTGGGAAGGTACTTTCCGGGATTATCTCCATTTGGTGAAGGAGCGTCCCTTCATCACCCAACTGGCCCACTCCCGGATCTACAATATGATCGTCTCCGAGGGAGTGGAGGAGATCAACGGCATCAGGCGCTACAAGTTTTTCTCTCACGAGCTGTTCGGAATGGACAAAACGCTGGAGACGCTTGTCGAGGAGTACTTTCATTCCGCCGCCCGCCGCACCGAGGTCCGCAAGCGGATCCTCCTGCTCATGGGTCCCGTCTCAGGCGGCAAATCGACCATCGTCATGATGCTCAAGCGTGGCCTGGAGCGGTTCAGCCGCACCGAGCTGGGCGCTCTCTACGCGATCAAGGGATGTCCCATGCATGAAGAGCCCCTCCACCTGATCCCCAAAGAACTGCGCGAGGATTTTCAGCGGGAGTACAATGTCTACATCGAAGGCAGCCTCTGCCCGCACTGCCGCATGCGCCTCGAAACGGAGTGGAAGGGCCGCATCGAGGATGTGCCTGTTGAACGGATCTTCTTCTCCGAAGAAAATCGCGTCGGCGTCGGCACCTTCAGCCCCTCTGACCCGAAGAGCCAAGACATTGCCGACCTGACCGGTTCTATCGACTTCTCCACCATCTCCGAGTACGGCTCCGAATCGGATCCCCGGGCCTACCGCTTTGACGGGGAGCTGAACAAGGCCAACCGCGGCATGATGGAGTTCCAGGAGATGTTAAAAGCGGACGAAAAATTCCTCTGGAACCTGCTTTCTCTCTCCCAGGAGGGCAACTTTAAAGCCGGCCGCTTCGCTCTCATCTCCGCCGACGAGCTGATCTGCGCCCATACGAACGAGAGCGAATACAAGGCCTTTGTCTCGAACAAGAAAAACGAGGCCCTCATCTCGCGGATGATCGTCGTCCGGGTGCCCTACAACCTGAAGGTCAGCGACGAGGTCCGCATCTATGAAAAACTGATCTCCCAGTCCGACCTGCGCCACATCCATATCGCGCCCCATGCCCTGCGGGCCGCGGCCATGTTCTCGGTCCTGTCTCGGCTGAAGGAATCGAAAAAACAGGGCATGGACCTTGTGAAGAAGATGCGCCTTTATGACGGCGAGGACGTGGAGGGCTTTAAACAAAAAGACCTTGTCGAGCTGCAAAACGAAGCCCTTGACGAGGGCATGAGCGGCGCCGACCCGCGCTACGTCATCAACCGCCTCTCGTCGGCCCTCATCCGCAAAGACACGGTCTGCATCAACGCCCTCGACGTGTTGCGCGCCATCAAAGACGGCCTTGACCAGCACCCCTCCATCTCCAAGGAGGAGCGGGACCGCCTGCTCAACTACATCGCCATCGCGCGCAAAGAATTTGACGATATCGCCAAAAAAGAGGTCCAGAAGGCCTTCGTCTACGCCTACGAAGAGTCGGCCCGGACTATGCTCAACAACTACCTCGATAACGTGGAATCTTACTGCAACGGCACGAAGCTCCAGGATCCCATCACCGACGAGGAGATGGATCCCGATGAGAAGCTGATGCGCTCCATTGAGGAGCAGATCGGCATCAGCGAAAACGCCAAAAAGGCCTTCCGTGAAGAGATCCTCATCCGCCTCTCCACTTACGCCCGCAAGGGCAAGAGCTTCGACTACACCTCCCATGAGCGGCTCAAAGAGGCCATCGAGAAGAAACTCTTCGCCGACCTGAAGGATGTCGTCAAGATCACCACCTCCAGCCGCACGCCCAATGCCGAGCAATTGAAGCGCATGAACGAGGTGACGGCCCGCCTGATCGAGGATCACGGTTACTGCCACGTCTGCGCCAACGAGCTGCTGCGCTACACCGGCTCCCTCCTCAACCGCTAG
- the yhbH gene encoding sporulation protein YhbH, with translation MAGDFSISREDWSLHRKGFIDQTRHQEKVREAIKKNLPQIISEEALILNNGQKTVKVPIRSLEEYRIRYDYNKQKHIGQGNGDSKVGDVLGRELQPAPGQGNGGAGSEPGLDYFEAEVDIDELEDILFADLHLPNMEEKAAPELETESYRFNDIRKKGLQGNIDRKRTLIEAFKRNALKGTPGFFPVLPEDLRYKTWEIHHERHSNAVVLAMMDTSGSMGNFEKYIARTFFFWMTRFLRSKYHAVQIVFVAHHTEAKEVTEEEFFTKGESGGTRCSSAYQLANEIIDKRFPPQDYNIYAFHFSDGDNLSTDNEQCVRLVNDLLGKCNQFGYGEIVRSHFSSTLMNAFRKIQSLKFSTVTIRDKSEVYGALKTFFKPVEM, from the coding sequence ATGGCCGGCGATTTCTCGATCAGCCGCGAGGACTGGTCGCTCCACCGCAAGGGCTTCATCGACCAGACCCGGCACCAGGAAAAGGTGCGCGAGGCGATCAAGAAAAACCTCCCCCAGATCATCAGCGAGGAAGCGCTGATCCTCAATAACGGCCAAAAGACGGTGAAGGTGCCCATCCGCTCTTTGGAGGAGTACCGCATCCGCTACGACTACAACAAGCAGAAGCACATCGGCCAGGGCAACGGCGACAGCAAGGTGGGCGACGTCCTCGGTCGGGAGCTGCAGCCGGCGCCCGGGCAGGGCAACGGCGGCGCCGGTTCCGAGCCGGGCCTGGACTACTTTGAGGCCGAAGTCGATATCGACGAACTGGAAGACATCCTCTTTGCCGACTTACACCTCCCCAACATGGAGGAGAAGGCCGCCCCCGAATTGGAGACCGAGTCTTATCGCTTCAACGATATCCGCAAAAAAGGGCTCCAGGGCAACATCGACCGCAAGCGCACCCTGATCGAGGCCTTCAAGCGCAACGCCCTGAAGGGGACCCCCGGCTTTTTCCCTGTCCTGCCGGAAGACCTTCGCTACAAGACCTGGGAGATCCACCACGAGCGCCACTCCAACGCCGTCGTGCTGGCCATGATGGACACATCGGGCTCGATGGGCAACTTTGAAAAGTACATCGCCCGCACCTTCTTCTTCTGGATGACCCGCTTTTTGCGCAGCAAGTACCACGCCGTGCAGATCGTCTTCGTCGCCCACCACACAGAGGCGAAGGAGGTCACTGAGGAGGAGTTCTTCACCAAAGGCGAATCGGGCGGCACGCGCTGCTCCTCGGCCTACCAACTGGCCAACGAGATCATCGACAAGCGCTTCCCGCCCCAGGACTACAACATCTACGCCTTCCACTTCTCTGACGGCGACAACCTGTCCACCGACAACGAACAGTGCGTCCGCCTGGTCAACGACTTGTTGGGCAAGTGCAACCAGTTCGGTTACGGCGAAATCGTCCGGTCTCACTTTTCCAGTACCTTGATGAACGCCTTCCGGAAGATCCAGAGCTTGAAGTTTTCGACAGTGACGATCCGCGACAAGAGCGAGGTGTACGGGGCCTTGAAGACCTTTTTTAAGCCGGTAGAGATGTAG
- a CDS encoding CBS domain-containing protein: MNIAFFLIPKKDVIHLPINATMRQAAEKMEYHRYTAVPLIDSQGRYVGTLTEGDLLWKWKNTPGLSFDNMHKVSLNDVPRRMNIKPVHIYAEMEELITLASEQNFVPVLDDRGVFIGIVRRREIIEYCAGLLQAGRPAVRVAANQG, from the coding sequence GTGAACATCGCATTTTTTCTTATTCCCAAGAAGGATGTGATCCATCTTCCCATCAACGCCACCATGCGGCAGGCGGCAGAAAAGATGGAATACCATCGCTACACCGCCGTCCCTCTCATCGACAGCCAGGGGAGGTATGTGGGCACCCTCACCGAGGGCGATCTCCTCTGGAAATGGAAGAATACGCCGGGCCTAAGCTTCGACAACATGCACAAGGTCTCTCTCAACGATGTGCCGCGGCGGATGAACATCAAGCCGGTGCACATCTACGCTGAGATGGAGGAACTGATCACGCTGGCCAGTGAACAGAACTTTGTCCCCGTCCTTGATGACCGCGGCGTCTTCATCGGCATCGTCCGTCGCCGAGAGATCATCGAATACTGCGCCGGCCTGCTGCAAGCGGGACGACCGGCTGTCCGGGTCGCCGCCAACCAGGGCTGA
- a CDS encoding methyl-accepting chemotaxis protein — translation MKSIKALLVGFTLLLTVAIFAVQTVVSFLYTKDNVDASALSRMRLQAEMEAARLESQIAITGTMSQTIANDVGALGPQHSEDLLRMTREHLKSLPMSVGAGFWLEPGVYPEKGNYCGPYLYKAGDEIKLTWEYSNAEYDYFQYDWYKNGLTSPGGVVWSEPYVDTVTGVPMLTASHPISLAGKRIGVSTVDIGLKELTDRVRQIRVGQEGRAFIVTRQGFYLAHPDESKNLRTKILDEQDPQMQQFGRQIVEAKEVGLAHLTMNGVAQHALFVPIGNTGMKLVAAIPEAEVAAPAKRLLWTNLSIFLLAVALFALLMVLLIERRVARPLRHLKEQAERVAQGDLSVTEKEVVSQDEFGQLAQSFATMTVNLRGIVSQVLAESKQLDESSAHLAESANQVGEAATQIAEAVGGLAEGAGKQVAEVARFRDHVQVSELHVHEGEAASHALAQDARQSTAAATRCHDTIEKASQHLQGVSQSVDASTAAIRRLNGLSEEIGAITTSITGIAEQTNLLALNAAIEAARAGEHGRGFHIVADEVRKLAEESARAAAQITSLVSKMQQETSGMVDMMNAQVTSIGEQVGLIRQGAAALEQVIGSAMRTEGSVRQMQEAVKMIAASVKAMNASAEVIEGVAGEFSALSQQLAASTQEQAAVAEEMAERSGHLSQSSQALREKAKQFRLDR, via the coding sequence GCGATTTTTGCCGTTCAAACTGTTGTCAGTTTCTTGTACACCAAGGATAACGTCGATGCGTCGGCCCTGTCACGCATGCGTTTGCAGGCGGAGATGGAGGCGGCCCGGTTGGAGTCGCAGATCGCCATCACCGGCACCATGAGCCAAACCATCGCCAACGATGTGGGCGCATTAGGGCCGCAACATAGTGAGGACCTGTTGCGCATGACGCGGGAACACCTAAAGAGCCTGCCCATGAGTGTTGGCGCCGGATTTTGGCTGGAACCGGGCGTCTATCCGGAGAAAGGCAACTACTGCGGTCCTTACCTTTATAAGGCGGGCGATGAGATCAAACTGACCTGGGAATACAGCAACGCCGAGTACGACTATTTTCAATACGACTGGTATAAAAACGGCTTGACCAGTCCCGGCGGCGTCGTCTGGAGCGAGCCCTATGTGGATACGGTCACAGGTGTTCCCATGCTCACCGCCAGCCATCCCATCTCTCTGGCAGGGAAGCGGATCGGGGTGTCGACAGTCGACATTGGCTTGAAGGAACTGACCGACAGGGTGCGGCAGATCCGCGTCGGCCAGGAAGGCCGAGCCTTTATCGTAACCCGACAAGGTTTTTACCTGGCCCACCCCGATGAGAGCAAGAACCTGAGAACGAAGATCCTCGATGAGCAGGATCCCCAGATGCAGCAGTTTGGCAGACAGATCGTGGAAGCCAAAGAAGTCGGGCTGGCTCATCTGACGATGAACGGGGTGGCCCAGCATGCCCTTTTTGTGCCGATCGGCAACACGGGGATGAAGCTTGTGGCCGCCATTCCGGAAGCGGAGGTAGCTGCGCCGGCGAAAAGGCTGCTCTGGACGAACCTATCCATTTTTCTGCTGGCTGTCGCCCTCTTTGCCCTACTGATGGTTCTGCTGATCGAGCGCCGCGTGGCCCGTCCGCTGCGGCATCTGAAAGAACAGGCGGAGCGCGTCGCCCAGGGTGACTTGTCAGTGACGGAAAAGGAGGTTGTATCTCAAGACGAGTTTGGCCAGTTGGCCCAGTCTTTTGCCACGATGACCGTCAACCTGCGCGGCATCGTCAGCCAGGTGCTGGCAGAGTCGAAACAATTAGATGAATCGTCCGCTCACCTGGCCGAATCAGCCAACCAGGTGGGTGAGGCGGCGACACAGATCGCCGAAGCCGTCGGAGGGTTGGCAGAAGGCGCCGGCAAGCAGGTGGCAGAGGTCGCTCGTTTTCGCGACCATGTGCAAGTGAGCGAATTGCACGTCCATGAGGGCGAGGCGGCGTCGCACGCCCTGGCCCAGGACGCCCGTCAATCGACGGCGGCGGCAACCCGGTGCCACGACACCATTGAAAAAGCATCTCAGCACCTCCAGGGCGTCAGTCAGTCTGTCGACGCCAGCACGGCGGCGATTCGCCGGCTCAACGGGCTTTCCGAGGAGATCGGGGCGATCACCACCTCCATCACCGGTATCGCCGAGCAGACGAACCTGCTCGCCTTGAACGCTGCCATTGAAGCGGCGCGAGCCGGCGAGCATGGGCGCGGCTTTCACATCGTCGCCGATGAGGTGCGCAAGCTGGCCGAGGAATCAGCCCGGGCAGCGGCTCAAATCACGAGCCTTGTCAGCAAGATGCAGCAGGAGACCTCGGGCATGGTCGATATGATGAACGCCCAAGTGACATCGATCGGTGAGCAGGTAGGCCTGATCCGACAAGGGGCCGCCGCGTTGGAGCAGGTCATCGGTTCGGCCATGCGTACAGAGGGCAGCGTTCGTCAGATGCAGGAGGCTGTCAAGATGATCGCCGCCTCTGTGAAAGCGATGAATGCATCGGCCGAGGTGATCGAAGGGGTGGCCGGCGAATTTTCCGCCCTTTCGCAACAGCTGGCCGCCTCTACGCAGGAGCAGGCGGCTGTGGCCGAGGAAATGGCCGAACGCAGCGGCCATCTCAGCCAGTCCTCTCAAGCGCTGCGAGAAAAAGCGAAACAGTTTCGCCTCGACCGATAA